From a region of the Campylobacter showae CSUNSWCD genome:
- a CDS encoding tyrosine-type recombinase/integrase: MAKVLNAAQVKALKYAGKGRSSVYGIDSTCSLYLVCFDNGTKFYKFRDKKLITIANFADITLSEARQKAIELKTAKTANVCVKKVKLAEAFDEWLDIKIEGDGSEAAYQKRRKLKNRVNKWILAPLGEKFLNELNKDAVIKATKKAHLTSAKKALPVLRDVLKYARSQNAVSDIAFIYEILEDMDEIYVKKPVIRRKAVTNKARLSEIIGIVKHAYINETIKNLFFFNLIMAQRPHQIRELTWDRVDLKEGFVYFGESDNKTKINARLPLPKAAVKILEEQAKISGGEGIVFKSSICSARGGWKISENTLLKSIKSLGIDDLHAHGFRSMLATFAIRAVEIVDGVERGKFEKRIIDEVLLHTRGSEVDKAYFRDFNSREHKRLLEWWSEFLEGLGA, encoded by the coding sequence ATGGCAAAGGTATTAAATGCGGCGCAGGTTAAGGCTCTAAAATATGCAGGCAAAGGCAGATCAAGCGTTTACGGCATAGATAGCACGTGTAGTCTTTATCTAGTATGCTTTGACAACGGGACTAAATTTTACAAATTTCGGGATAAAAAACTAATTACGATCGCAAATTTTGCGGATATAACATTGTCTGAGGCTAGACAAAAAGCAATAGAGCTAAAAACCGCCAAAACGGCCAACGTTTGCGTCAAGAAAGTAAAACTAGCCGAAGCTTTTGACGAGTGGCTAGATATTAAGATAGAGGGCGACGGCAGCGAGGCGGCCTACCAGAAGCGTAGGAAGCTAAAAAATAGGGTCAATAAGTGGATATTAGCGCCGTTGGGTGAGAAATTCTTAAACGAGCTAAATAAAGATGCCGTGATAAAAGCCACAAAGAAAGCACATCTAACGAGCGCAAAAAAAGCCTTGCCGGTGCTAAGGGATGTTTTAAAATATGCGCGCAGCCAAAACGCCGTTTCAGACATCGCTTTTATTTACGAGATTTTAGAGGATATGGACGAAATTTACGTAAAAAAGCCCGTAATCAGGCGCAAAGCGGTAACCAATAAAGCTAGGCTAAGCGAGATAATAGGCATAGTAAAGCACGCCTACATTAACGAAACGATAAAAAACTTGTTCTTTTTTAATCTTATTATGGCGCAGCGGCCGCATCAAATACGCGAGCTTACTTGGGATAGGGTGGATTTAAAAGAGGGGTTTGTATATTTTGGGGAGAGCGACAATAAAACCAAAATAAATGCTCGTTTGCCCTTACCCAAGGCGGCGGTTAAAATCCTGGAGGAGCAGGCGAAAATCAGCGGGGGAGAGGGGATAGTTTTTAAATCTAGTATTTGTTCGGCTCGCGGCGGGTGGAAAATAAGCGAAAATACGTTATTAAAATCCATTAAAAGTTTGGGGATAGACGACCTGCACGCGCACGGCTTCCGCTCGATGCTAGCGACCTTTGCTATACGCGCGGTTGAGATTGTGGACGGGGTAGAGCGGGGGAAATTTGAAAAACGGATAATAGACGAAGTGTTGCTACATACTAGAGGTAGCGAAGTAGATAAAGCATATTTTAGAGATTTTAACTCGCGAGAACATAAAAGGCTTTTAGAGTGGTGGAGCGAGTTTTTAGAGGGGCTAGGGGCATAA
- a CDS encoding BRO-N domain-containing protein, which yields MNLEIFKNENFEVRVAVDENNEPLFCLSDVCKVLELTNASVVKNAIASEFDDDLSLTYPIFDSLGREQNATFISEPQLYFVLMRSDKPNAKPFRMFVNKEVLPSIRKTGSYTQKPLTQAEILAQSAALLVEQERRTAALEAETEAIRKNQLKIANCVNRLTNSNENLTVIAYGILNKVRLDKNKASSLGRKASKLSRERNLTIGRWRDPHWGEVGLYDISVLEQVFKDAGLTNKGAQNVAL from the coding sequence ATGAATTTAGAAATTTTCAAGAACGAAAATTTTGAGGTTAGAGTTGCGGTCGATGAAAATAACGAACCGCTTTTTTGCTTAAGTGATGTTTGTAAGGTTTTAGAACTCACTAACGCAAGCGTCGTTAAAAATGCGATCGCGTCAGAGTTTGACGATGACCTAAGTTTAACTTACCCCATCTTTGACAGTCTAGGCAGGGAGCAAAACGCGACTTTTATCAGCGAGCCACAGCTTTACTTCGTACTTATGCGAAGCGATAAACCGAACGCAAAACCGTTTAGGATGTTCGTCAATAAAGAGGTATTGCCTAGCATTAGAAAAACGGGAAGCTATACGCAAAAACCGCTAACCCAAGCCGAAATTTTAGCGCAGAGCGCGGCGTTGCTAGTTGAACAAGAGAGGCGGACGGCGGCGTTAGAGGCTGAAACGGAAGCTATCCGCAAAAATCAACTAAAAATCGCTAATTGCGTAAACCGCTTGACCAATAGTAATGAAAATTTGACGGTTATCGCTTACGGAATTTTAAATAAAGTGAGATTGGATAAAAACAAAGCCTCGTCATTAGGGAGAAAAGCGTCGAAACTAAGCAGAGAGCGAAACCTAACGATAGGGCGCTGGCGCGATCCGCATTGGGGCGAGGTGGGGTTATATGATATTAGCGTATTGGAGCAAGTCTTTAAAGATGCCGGACTAACAAACAAAGGAGCGCAAAATGTTGCACTATAA